The genomic window GAATCTGCAATGCACGCTCTACTGCTTGTTTTGCTTTTTCATAATTTTTTTCTTCTGCATACAATAACGCTAAATAATAAAACGCTTCATGAAAACGGTCGTTTTTTTCGACGGCAGCATATAAATACTGTTTCGCTGCATCGTAATCTTTTTGTTGAATACGAATATACGCACGTAAAAAGTCTGCTTTATATGCTTGCGTATCTTGTTCATTGATGAGTGTTAACATTTGTTCTGCTTCACCGTATTCCCGTTCATCAATATACTGTTTTGACAATGCAAGAATGAGTTGCGCTTGATCCGCTAGCGGTCGTTGAAAGCCAATATATAAACAAATCGCCGTAACGACCGCTGTGAACAAAGCGGCCAACCATTGTCCAAGACGAGCACGCTCTTTTGGGAGATGAACGATGCTTGCAGCTAAAAATCCACCGATTAAGCCGCCAATATGGCCGGCATTATCAATATTTGGAACAACGAGACCAAACGCTAAATTAATCCCAATGACCGTCAACACATTCATGCCAATTGTTCGAAAAAACAAATGTGGATGCGCCTTTCCGAAATACAGCAAAGCTCCAAAACAGCCGAAAATCGCCCCAGACGCTCCCGCAGATACGGACGGTGAAAATAAAAAGCTAGCGAGTGAACCTGAAAAACCAGCAAAAAGATAAATGAATAAAAAACGAAGCGAACCGTACAGTTTTTCAACGAGCGGACCTAAATAGTACAATGCAAACGTATTCATAAACAAGTGCACAAAACCGATATGCAAAACGATCGGTGTAAAAAAGCGCCACCATTCCCCTTGCAAAATGAGCGGGTTAAATTTTGCTCCGTATTCAATCAATGTTCGCGTATTTGTACTTCCGCCGTTCCATTCTAAAATAAAAAACATGACGATTTGTAAAGCAATAAATACGTATGTCCATCTCGCTTTTCCGCGCTCAAATATGCTCCGTTCCTTTTCATACATTCGCTCAGCAAACGATAATACGTGTTGTTTAAACGTTTGTAATTCATGTTGTAACATCGGAGAATCATCAGGTACATATACTTTCAATGATTGATGAAACAACATGTTTAGTTCATGTAGCACGGCATACATATTGTTTATATGCATCACAAATGTTTTCATATGTACTCGTTCAGTCGTTAACGGCCGATGAACGTACAGTTCCCAATCGTCAACAGGAGGGTACATCATAGCATATATGTTAACGACTTGAAGCTGCCGACGAAATTGTCGCCTCCGCCATTCATCAACGGCAGTCATGGCGCGTTGCATATCATTTTTTAACGATACGCTCCAATCCATGTCCGTACGAACGAGACGAACGAGTGGTGCCTTTCGCTCACGGGTAGATTGCAACCAAACTTCGCGTTCATCAGGCGATAAATACACGATTTCATAGTTCGCTTGCAAAAATTGAAACATCATTTGCCAATATACAAAGTCAAAGCGAATGCTCAACCTTCCCTCTCCCTTCGCTATCATACCCTTCTTTTACCACACTCTTTTACAAAGCGCAA from Anoxybacillus gonensis includes these protein-coding regions:
- a CDS encoding rhomboid family protein — translated: MIAKGEGRLSIRFDFVYWQMMFQFLQANYEIVYLSPDEREVWLQSTRERKAPLVRLVRTDMDWSVSLKNDMQRAMTAVDEWRRRQFRRQLQVVNIYAMMYPPVDDWELYVHRPLTTERVHMKTFVMHINNMYAVLHELNMLFHQSLKVYVPDDSPMLQHELQTFKQHVLSFAERMYEKERSIFERGKARWTYVFIALQIVMFFILEWNGGSTNTRTLIEYGAKFNPLILQGEWWRFFTPIVLHIGFVHLFMNTFALYYLGPLVEKLYGSLRFLFIYLFAGFSGSLASFLFSPSVSAGASGAIFGCFGALLYFGKAHPHLFFRTIGMNVLTVIGINLAFGLVVPNIDNAGHIGGLIGGFLAASIVHLPKERARLGQWLAALFTAVVTAICLYIGFQRPLADQAQLILALSKQYIDEREYGEAEQMLTLINEQDTQAYKADFLRAYIRIQQKDYDAAKQYLYAAVEKNDRFHEAFYYLALLYAEEKNYEKAKQAVERALQIHPDDEQYKQLLFEIEQLL